In a genomic window of Suricata suricatta isolate VVHF042 chromosome 12, meerkat_22Aug2017_6uvM2_HiC, whole genome shotgun sequence:
- the KCNK15 gene encoding potassium channel subfamily K member 15, producing MRKQSVRTAALILCILSYLLVGAAVFDALESEAERGRQRLLAQKRGEFRRKYGFSAEDYRELERLALQAEPHRAGRQWKFAGSFYFAITVITTIGYGHAAPGTDSGKVFCMFYALLGIPLTLVTFQSLGERLNALVRRLLLAAKRGLGLRRPRVSTENMVVAGLLVCAATLALGAAAFAHFEGWTFFHAYYYCFITLTTIGFGDFVALQSDEALQRKPPYVAFSFLYILLGLTVIGAFLNLVVLRFLAASADAPERATRRTSPLRLGAPESRGRSPPRHPVRAGVSASVSSRVHQLQLGARDNLAFSPPSSPGAVGGGGAGRPLARRKSI from the exons ATGAGGAAGCAGAGCGTGCGCACGGCCGCGCTCATCCTGTGCATCCTGTCCTACCTGCTGGTGGGCGCCGCCGTCTTCGACGCGCTAGAGTCCGAGGCGGAGCGCGGCCGCCAGCGGCTGCTGGCCCAGAAGCGCGGCGAGTTCCGGAGGAAGTACGGCTTCTCGGCCGAGGACTACCGCGAGCTGGAGCGCCTGGCGCTGCAGGCCGAGCCGCACCGCGCCGGCCGCCAGTGGAAGTTCGCCGGCTCCTTCTACTTCGCCATCACCGTCATCACCACCATCG GGTACGGCCACGCCGCGCCAGGCACGGACTCGGGCAAGGTCTTCTGCATGTTCTATGCGCTCCTGGGCATCCCCCTGACGTTGGTCACTTTCCAGAGCCTGGGCGAGCGCCTCAACGCGCTGGTGCGGCGCCTCCTGCTGGCGGCCAAGCGCGGCCTGGGCCTGCGGCGGCCGCGCGTGTCCACCGAGAACATGGTAGTGGCCGGGCTGCTGGTGTGCGCCGCCACCCTGGCCCTCGGGGCCGCCGCCTTCGCGCACTTCGAGGGCTGGACCTTCTTCCACGCCTACTACTACTGCTTCATCACCCTCACCACCATCGGCTTCGGTGACTTCGTGGCGCTGCAGAGCGACGAGGCGCTGCAGAGAAAGCCGCCCTACGTGGCCTTCAGCTTCCTCTACATCCTCCTGGGGCTCACGGTCATCGGCGCCTTTCTCAACCTCGTGGTCCTGCGCTTTCTGGCCGCCAGCGCCGACGCGCCCGAGCGCGCCACCCGCCGCACCAGCCCTCTCCGCCTGGGGGCGCCCGAGAGCCGCGGCCGCTCCCCGCCCCGCCACCCAGTCCGCGCCGGGGTCTCCGCCTCCGTGTCGTCCCGCGTGCACCAGCTGCAGCTGGGGGCCCGTGACAACCTGGCCTTCTCGCCCCCCTCGAGCCCTGGGGCTGTGGGCGGCGGCGGGGCGGGCAGGCCCCTGGCCCGGCGGAAGTCCATCTGA